From one Parambassis ranga chromosome 5, fParRan2.1, whole genome shotgun sequence genomic stretch:
- the LOC114435903 gene encoding C1q-related factor-like — translation MNLYVAFFTLLFSGLTLAQYTNGTYESEDSQAQSCHPDMCQLMKDFDVMKENQEDMKTRLKNCENHMLKLKKVAPRVVFSAKTNASAAIGPYNKDTILVYGKVITNMGNAYNPDTGIFTAPVTGTYYFTFFYHAGGEQWSHLSLIKNSEIILDSSDHRTADDEADNGGNAVFLQLQRGDLVFVRLRASTHVWGEGYGTSFSGFLLDYD, via the exons ATGAATTTATATGTCGCATTTTTCACGTTGCTATTTAGTGGCCTGACTTTGGCCCAGTATACTAACGGTACCTATGAAAGTGAAGACAGTCAGGCACAGTCGTGCCATCCTGACATGTGTCAGTTAATGAAAGACTTCGATGTTATGAAAGAAAACCAGGAAGACATGAAGAccagactgaaaaactgtgagAACCACATGCTTAAACTGAAAAAAG TGGCACCCAGGGTGGTATTCAGTGCAAAAACCAATGCAAGTGCAGCCATTGGACCCTACAACAAAGACACAATTCTGGTCTATGGAAAAGTGATAACAAATATGGGCAACGCCTACAATCCAGACACAG GTATCTTCACTGCACCTGTCACAGGCACCTACTACTTCACCTTCTTCTAtcatgctggaggagaacagtgGTCACACTTATCACTCATCAAGAACAGCGAGATTATTTTGGACAGCTCTGACCATCGGACAGCAGACGACGAGGCTGATAATGGAGGCAACGCAgtattcctgcagctgcagagaggagacctGGTGTTTGTGCGTCTGAGAGCAAGCACCCATGTTTGGGGAGAAGGTTACGGCACCTCCTTCAGCGGGTTTCTTCTTGATTATGATTGA
- the LOC114435906 gene encoding C1q-related factor-like, with amino-acid sequence MNVNISVLMLLFCGLTLAQNTGNTQSCSTDMCELLKEFGAMKEKLAATETRLMDSENQILALKNQFTTKVAFTAKTATGGVIGPFNTDTTLVYGAVITNEGNAYNQHTGIFTAPVEGTYYFTFFYHASGLHHWARLFLIKNSEIIVEAADHPSVSDTADNGGNAAFLRLQRGDQVFVRMTANAHVWGSDTTTTFSGSLLI; translated from the exons ATGAATGTTAACATTTCAgttttgatgctgctgttctgtggCCTGACTTTGGCCCAGAATACTGGGAACACACAGTCATGCTCTACTGATATGTGTGAGTTACTGAAGGAGTTCGgtgctatgaaagagaaactgGCAGCCACGGAGACCAGACTGATGGACAGTGAGAACCAGATTCTAGCACTGAAGAATCAAT tCACAACCAAGGTTGCATTCACTGCCAAAACAGCAACAGGTGGAGTCATCGGACccttcaacacagacacaactcTCGTCTATGGAGCTGTGATAACAAATGAGGGCAACGCATACAATCAGCACACAG GTATCTTCACTGCACCTGTCGAAGGGACTTACTACTTCACCTTCTTCTATCATGCCAGTGGGTTACACCACTGGGCACGTCTATTCCTCATCAAAAACAGCGAGATCATAGTGGAGGCCGCTGACCACCCATCAGTGTCCGATACAGCTGATAATGGAGGCAACGCAGCCTTCCTGcggctgcagagaggagaccagGTGTTTGTACGCATGACAGCAAATGCACATGTTTGGGGAAGTGACACTACTACCACCTTCAGTGGTTCTCTGCTCATTTAA